A genomic stretch from Dissulfurispira thermophila includes:
- the truB gene encoding tRNA pseudouridine(55) synthase TruB — protein MNIIINLNKDYGITSHDAVTSVKKLFKVRKAGHAGTLDPIATGVLLICLNEATKISPFLSNMDKEYIMTTKLGETTDTYDTEGRVIRKVQSSHLNVQIKEIKEIIQRFIGEIEQVPPMYSAIKVSGEPLYKLARKGIEIERRPRKVIINSIEIISFKSPFLKLKVSCSKGTYMRSLCNDIGNAIGVGAHMVELIRTKIGHFHIENSAKISELPHKIHAMYSIDSALNYLPEIILEGDNLRKAKNGNPITYVSDSPIHQFTHSPFIRLKNPEGRLFGIGKVLRNSIKIERLLKL, from the coding sequence ATGAACATAATTATAAATCTCAATAAAGATTATGGTATTACATCGCATGATGCTGTCACTTCTGTAAAAAAACTTTTCAAGGTCAGAAAGGCAGGTCATGCAGGAACGCTTGATCCGATTGCAACAGGTGTCCTCCTTATCTGCCTGAATGAAGCAACAAAGATTTCTCCTTTTCTTTCTAATATGGACAAGGAATACATTATGACTACAAAGTTAGGTGAAACTACTGACACATACGACACCGAGGGCAGGGTAATCAGAAAAGTTCAAAGTTCACATCTGAATGTCCAAATAAAAGAAATAAAAGAGATTATTCAGAGATTCATAGGCGAGATAGAGCAAGTGCCTCCAATGTACTCTGCAATAAAGGTTTCAGGGGAACCCCTTTATAAATTAGCCAGAAAGGGCATTGAAATCGAAAGAAGACCACGGAAAGTAATCATCAACTCTATAGAGATTATAAGCTTTAAATCACCATTCCTTAAATTGAAGGTATCATGCTCAAAAGGTACATATATGCGCTCATTGTGCAATGACATTGGTAATGCCATTGGTGTGGGCGCACACATGGTAGAACTTATTCGCACTAAAATAGGACATTTTCATATAGAGAATTCAGCAAAGATAAGCGAGTTGCCTCATAAAATCCATGCGATGTATTCGATTGATTCAGCATTGAATTACCTGCCTGAGATAATATTAGAGGGAGATAATTTAAGAAAGGCAAAAAATGGAAATCCGATTACTTATGTGTCAGATTCACCCATTCACCAATTCACCCATTCACCATTTATTAGGCTGAAAAATCCTGAAGGAAGACTCTTTGGAATTGGAAAAGTTTTAAGAAATTCAATTAAGATAGAAAGACTGCTTAAACTATAA
- the purB gene encoding adenylosuccinate lyase yields MIPRYTRTEMGRLWEPENRFQKWLDVEIAVCEAWAELGEIPEDALIAIKRKARFDIARIDEIEKTVKHDVIAFLTSVSEFVGPESRFIHKGLTSSDVVDTALSILMREAADIIIKDIKELMDILKEQAFRYKNTPCIGRSHGVHAEPMTFGLKFALWYEDAKRSLRRIETAKEVISIGKLSGAVGTFSNVPTKLEEIVCKKLGLKPEPVATQVVQRDRHAEYMTTLALIAACVEKIATEIRHLQRTEVLEAEEPFSEGQKGSSAMPHKRNPVGCENLSGLARIVRSNAIAAIENIALWHERDISHSSVERVIIPDSTILVDYMLNRLKGILKDMHVYPERMKANMDKSYGLYNSQRVMLALTGKGLSREDAYAIVQKNAMKSWKDGVSFMELLKEDPEITKYLSHNEIKEIFNLNYYLRNVDYIFSRVFKM; encoded by the coding sequence ATGATACCAAGATATACACGCACTGAAATGGGAAGACTCTGGGAGCCTGAAAACAGATTCCAGAAATGGCTTGATGTAGAAATAGCAGTATGTGAGGCATGGGCAGAATTAGGAGAAATTCCTGAAGACGCCTTAATTGCAATAAAAAGAAAAGCAAGGTTTGATATAGCACGAATCGATGAAATTGAAAAGACAGTAAAACATGATGTTATTGCATTTTTGACATCAGTTTCAGAGTTTGTAGGACCTGAATCGCGATTCATACACAAAGGGCTCACATCATCAGATGTAGTAGATACAGCTCTTTCAATTCTCATGAGAGAGGCAGCAGACATTATTATAAAAGACATTAAAGAATTGATGGACATTTTAAAAGAACAGGCATTTAGATATAAAAATACTCCTTGCATAGGCAGGAGCCATGGGGTCCATGCTGAACCAATGACTTTTGGCCTTAAATTTGCCCTCTGGTATGAAGATGCAAAGAGAAGCCTGAGACGAATAGAGACTGCAAAAGAAGTTATAAGCATCGGCAAACTCTCAGGTGCAGTAGGAACTTTTTCAAATGTCCCAACAAAACTGGAAGAAATAGTCTGCAAAAAGCTTGGGCTTAAACCAGAGCCAGTAGCCACACAAGTAGTTCAAAGAGACAGGCATGCAGAGTATATGACTACCCTTGCCCTTATTGCAGCATGTGTCGAAAAAATAGCCACTGAGATAAGACACCTGCAGAGAACAGAGGTATTAGAGGCTGAAGAGCCTTTCAGTGAAGGACAAAAAGGTTCATCTGCAATGCCTCATAAGAGGAATCCTGTTGGATGTGAAAACCTTTCTGGCCTTGCAAGAATTGTTCGTTCCAATGCAATTGCTGCAATAGAAAATATTGCACTCTGGCATGAGAGGGATATATCCCATTCTTCTGTTGAAAGGGTTATCATCCCTGACAGCACAATACTCGTTGACTATATGTTGAACAGATTAAAAGGGATACTGAAAGACATGCATGTATATCCTGAACGAATGAAGGCAAATATGGATAAGAGCTACGGCCTTTATAATTCCCAGAGGGTTATGCTCGCCCTTACAGGAAAGGGCTTAAGTCGTGAAGATGCATATGCAATAGTGCAAAAAAATGCCATGAAGAGTTGGAAAGATGGTGTGAGTTTTATGGAACTTCTTAAAGAAGACCCTGAAATTACAAAATACCTCTCGCATAATGAGATAAAAGAAATATTCAACCTAAATTATTATTTAAGAAATGTAGATTACATATTCAGCAGGGTGTTTAAGATGTGA
- a CDS encoding ATP-binding protein, producing the protein MTIAEKASRLAKDLTHQLFTFAKIGEPVKKVTSINEIIKDAANLTPTDFKANCEVFMPDNLWFVDVDKGQMSRVFHNLIINAKEAMPRGGTIKINAENTHISTKDGLPLREGKYIKISIEDQGHGIPRKNLQKIFDPYFTTKQRGNKSCFKAINHILNTLLNM; encoded by the coding sequence TTGACAATAGCAGAAAAGGCATCTCGACTTGCAAAGGACTTAACGCATCAGCTATTTACTTTTGCAAAAATTGGAGAGCCTGTAAAGAAAGTAACTTCTATTAATGAAATCATAAAAGATGCAGCAAACCTTACCCCAACTGATTTTAAGGCAAACTGTGAGGTTTTTATGCCCGATAACCTATGGTTTGTAGATGTTGATAAAGGACAGATGAGTCGAGTATTTCATAATCTAATTATAAATGCAAAAGAAGCCATGCCGCGAGGCGGAACAATTAAGATTAATGCTGAAAATACACATATTAGCACAAAAGATGGTCTTCCTTTGAGGGAAGGGAAATATATAAAGATTTCTATAGAAGATCAAGGGCATGGCATACCAAGGAAAAATTTACAGAAGATATTTGATCCCTATTTCACTACTAAGCAGAGAGGAAATAAAAGTTGTTTTAAAGCCATAAATCACATCTTAAACACCCTGCTGAATATGTAA
- a CDS encoding CBS domain-containing protein, which yields MAMKDKSIRKIFTSNVISVTPDVSVSEAASLMEKNKISCIVVVQGKKPVGIFTERDFVVAVHRQNHLDSTEIGKLMTVQPITANIDTNIYEAYSLLEINRIRHLIIVDSNGELAGVITQSDIMKNLGLEYFVEIKNISRIMTKNVVTVERNFLLRNAISKMAEYSISCIVVEKDRSPVGILTERDVVRLFRAGVDIDSLRYLRV from the coding sequence ATGGCAATGAAGGATAAATCTATAAGAAAAATTTTTACCTCTAATGTCATATCAGTTACTCCTGATGTGTCTGTTTCAGAAGCTGCCTCTCTTATGGAAAAAAATAAAATAAGCTGTATTGTAGTTGTTCAGGGTAAGAAACCAGTTGGTATTTTTACAGAGCGAGACTTTGTTGTTGCAGTGCATCGTCAAAATCATCTGGATAGTACAGAAATAGGGAAACTGATGACAGTGCAACCAATTACCGCAAATATTGATACAAATATATACGAGGCGTACAGTTTGCTGGAAATAAATAGGATAAGACATTTGATTATCGTGGATTCAAATGGTGAGCTTGCAGGAGTGATTACACAGTCTGATATCATGAAAAATCTGGGACTTGAGTATTTTGTTGAGATAAAAAATATATCAAGGATCATGACAAAGAATGTTGTGACTGTCGAGAGAAATTTTCTGCTCAGAAACGCTATATCAAAGATGGCAGAATATTCTATCAGTTGCATAGTTGTTGAGAAGGACAGAAGTCCTGTTGGTATATTGACCGAACGCGATGTTGTACGTCTGTTCAGGGCTGGTGTGGATATAGATAGTTTAAGGTATTTGAGAGTTTGA
- a CDS encoding histidinol phosphate phosphatase domain-containing protein, producing MIDLHTHSIFSDGELIPAELVRRAFTMGYEAIAITDHMDHSNIDLIIPRIVKAVNKIRDYTPINVLPGAEITHVPPPLIPDIVKEARKLGAKIVVVHGESIVEPVKEGTNRAAIEADADILAHPGLITYDDLLFAKEKKVTLEITARKGHSLSNGYVAKLAMQLGIPLTINTDAHSPSDLITKDFAHQILLSAGIDNKTIESIFNHARKLVERAHGG from the coding sequence ATGATCGACCTGCATACACATAGCATATTTAGCGATGGAGAACTTATCCCTGCAGAACTCGTAAGAAGGGCATTTACAATGGGATATGAGGCCATTGCTATTACAGACCACATGGACCATTCAAATATTGACCTTATAATCCCAAGGATTGTCAAGGCAGTAAATAAAATAAGGGACTACACTCCGATAAATGTCTTGCCGGGAGCAGAAATAACGCATGTCCCTCCGCCATTGATACCTGATATAGTAAAAGAAGCAAGAAAGCTCGGTGCTAAAATAGTTGTAGTACATGGAGAGTCTATTGTAGAGCCTGTTAAAGAAGGCACTAACAGGGCTGCTATAGAGGCAGATGCAGATATACTCGCACATCCAGGTTTGATTACATATGATGATCTCCTTTTTGCAAAAGAGAAAAAAGTTACCCTTGAAATCACTGCCCGGAAAGGTCACAGCCTTTCTAATGGCTATGTGGCAAAATTGGCAATGCAGCTTGGTATTCCACTAACAATAAATACTGACGCTCATTCTCCATCAGATCTCATAACAAAAGACTTTGCACATCAGATACTGCTATCTGCAGGCATTGATAATAAAACAATAGAGTCTATATTTAATCATGCAAGAAAACTTGTTGAAAGAGCACATGGAGGTTAA
- a CDS encoding tetratricopeptide repeat protein, with amino-acid sequence MPKPIKKRTEKKITTTEENLKETVGDIRQRLKQRQRTLIYAFTIFIALTISITGFVVYKKTSSDRAAELELEGYRLFYGDYNTQIIPSAERYKRALEIFKKSYTSRKKSDVLLYIANCYYELGNYDESIKTLKELVNQFSDPKILSLAYYKMSFAYIKKGDMSSAIDSLNNILNIKDIPLQDMALLETAKMLELSGKTEDAKNKYKELINKFPKSALLNEARARLENS; translated from the coding sequence ATGCCAAAACCAATAAAGAAACGTACCGAGAAAAAAATTACTACCACAGAAGAAAATTTAAAAGAAACAGTGGGCGACATAAGACAGCGATTAAAGCAAAGACAGCGCACCCTGATCTATGCTTTCACTATTTTCATTGCACTGACAATATCAATTACAGGTTTTGTTGTATATAAAAAGACTTCTTCAGATAGAGCAGCAGAACTCGAGTTAGAGGGATATAGATTATTCTATGGAGACTACAATACTCAAATCATTCCATCTGCAGAAAGGTACAAAAGGGCACTTGAGATATTCAAAAAATCTTATACATCAAGGAAAAAATCAGATGTTCTCTTGTACATTGCAAACTGCTATTACGAATTAGGAAACTATGACGAATCAATTAAGACACTTAAAGAGCTTGTCAACCAGTTCTCAGATCCAAAAATTCTTTCCCTCGCCTATTATAAGATGAGCTTTGCATATATTAAAAAAGGGGATATGAGCAGTGCTATTGATTCACTAAATAATATCCTTAATATCAAGGATATTCCTCTTCAAGACATGGCATTGCTTGAAACAGCAAAAATGCTTGAACTATCAGGAAAAACTGAAGATGCTAAAAATAAATATAAGGAGCTAATAAACAAATTCCCAAAATCAGCTTTATTGAATGAAGCAAGGGCCAGGCTAGAGAATTCATAA
- a CDS encoding lytic transglycosylase domain-containing protein — MRIEILDFLFDMGYKYTCMNGRGQKLENKKQRSDLKKIKHRFSLAVFCLLFSVFCFLVVSAYANNINSDSASNKNTELKDQKPDPQFAKASDSLLTAMDLSSDDKHNANQETSVSLDNTSQSKNNKSQGDTEEDQISLIPPNTTLPLGILYKSNDTAIKAIERNIILFKDRIKKRFSIWLERSAKYIEIMQDILKEKGMPEELVFLPIVESGFNLNAYSPARAVGPWQFIASTAKRYGLVIDWWRDERKDPVKSTYAAAEYLKDLYNMFGSWKLALAAYNAGEGKIMKALKRTGAEDYWALLNTKQIRNETKEYVPRYIAASIIASTPEEYGFHDLVYHEPLEYDEVTLNSPVDIEIIAKCAEATVQEIRELNPELRRWSTPPNVTNYTIRIPAGSKDTFIANLDKVSEKDRFSIDIYRVKKGDNLKKIAKKTGVPVNVILAMNSLSGIESLNVGEEIRIPPKEKYYADMDDKVSARKASHTKKASKKKSGKSDKKSIRKVNTTKHKNKTKKI; from the coding sequence TTGAGAATAGAAATCCTTGACTTTTTATTTGATATGGGTTACAAATATACCTGTATGAATGGGCGAGGCCAGAAGTTAGAAAACAAAAAACAGAGGTCAGACCTTAAGAAAATAAAACACAGATTCTCTCTGGCTGTTTTCTGTCTTTTGTTTTCTGTTTTTTGTTTTCTGGTTGTCTCGGCTTATGCCAATAATATAAATAGTGATAGTGCCTCGAACAAGAACACGGAACTAAAAGATCAGAAGCCTGACCCCCAATTTGCCAAAGCATCTGATAGTCTATTAACAGCAATGGATTTATCGTCAGACGACAAGCATAATGCTAATCAGGAGACCTCGGTGTCCTTAGATAATACCAGTCAATCTAAAAATAATAAATCGCAGGGCGATACTGAAGAAGATCAGATTTCGTTGATACCGCCTAATACAACTCTTCCTCTTGGTATATTGTATAAATCTAATGACACAGCAATAAAGGCAATAGAGAGAAATATTATATTATTTAAAGACAGAATTAAAAAAAGGTTTTCTATTTGGCTCGAACGGTCTGCAAAATATATAGAAATAATGCAGGATATATTGAAAGAAAAGGGAATGCCCGAGGAACTGGTGTTCCTCCCAATAGTTGAGAGCGGATTCAATCTTAATGCCTATTCACCTGCACGGGCAGTTGGTCCATGGCAGTTTATTGCATCTACTGCAAAAAGATATGGACTTGTAATCGATTGGTGGCGAGATGAGAGAAAAGACCCTGTAAAATCTACATATGCGGCAGCGGAATATCTTAAGGACCTATATAACATGTTTGGTTCATGGAAACTCGCCCTCGCCGCATATAATGCAGGTGAGGGGAAAATTATGAAGGCACTTAAGAGGACAGGCGCTGAAGATTACTGGGCGCTTTTGAATACAAAGCAGATAAGGAATGAGACAAAAGAGTATGTACCGAGATATATTGCTGCCTCTATAATAGCCTCTACACCCGAGGAATATGGATTCCATGATCTTGTATATCATGAACCACTGGAATATGATGAAGTTACTCTGAACTCTCCTGTTGATATAGAGATAATAGCAAAATGTGCTGAGGCAACTGTCCAGGAAATAAGGGAGTTAAATCCTGAATTGAGAAGATGGAGTACTCCTCCGAATGTCACAAATTATACTATCAGGATTCCAGCAGGAAGCAAGGATACATTTATTGCAAATCTGGATAAGGTCTCAGAAAAAGACAGATTTAGTATAGATATATACAGAGTTAAAAAAGGGGATAATCTGAAAAAGATAGCTAAAAAGACAGGTGTGCCTGTTAATGTTATTCTTGCAATGAATTCCTTGTCAGGCATAGAGTCTCTTAATGTGGGAGAAGAGATAAGGATACCACCAAAGGAAAAGTATTATGCTGATATGGATGATAAGGTGTCCGCCAGAAAGGCTTCTCATACTAAAAAAGCATCAAAGAAGAAGTCAGGCAAGTCAGATAAAAAATCCATTCGAAAGGTTAATACTACAAAGCATAAAAATAAGACTAAAAAGATTTAA
- the rnfB gene encoding RnfABCDGE type electron transport complex subunit B, with amino-acid sequence MLYITVIRNWRMRKSNKGTVEQKHGLLLYCCFTALLLFLPSVLYAGVGGGVEAKEHVELMPLLKFTLIFLAGVGTIFGLGLAFAAKRFSVKIDPRVEQVKDVLAHAHCGACGYAGCEQYAEAVVNNPDVPPNLCIPAGAKGAEAVALITGKKAEIKEPQFARIMCQGGWSKSTKRFRYEGVEDCRAAVLAGGGDKSCVYGCLGYGTCAKVCPFGAITMNDDHLPVVDIKKCTGCRKCEAACPKKVIEVLPASKAVLVTCHSKDKGVDVKKHCQVGCIACGKCVKVCPFDAPSISNNLSRIDINKCRVCSLCVGVCPTNAIVDFIPHRSKAFVTDKCIGCQICMKVCPVNAASGEPKKIHSIDKNKCIGCGICTAKCPVQAIDGTFNAAEVFAAAAAKKKKVEAA; translated from the coding sequence ATGTTATATATAACTGTGATTAGGAATTGGAGGATGAGAAAATCAAATAAAGGAACTGTAGAGCAGAAGCATGGTCTTTTGTTGTATTGTTGTTTTACTGCTCTATTGCTTTTTTTGCCTTCTGTTCTTTATGCAGGTGTTGGTGGCGGAGTTGAGGCAAAAGAACATGTTGAATTGATGCCTCTTTTAAAGTTCACATTAATTTTTCTTGCAGGTGTTGGCACCATATTTGGTCTTGGTCTTGCATTTGCTGCAAAAAGGTTCTCTGTTAAGATTGATCCAAGAGTTGAGCAGGTTAAGGATGTCCTTGCCCATGCACACTGTGGTGCATGCGGATATGCAGGGTGCGAACAATATGCAGAGGCTGTTGTTAATAATCCCGATGTACCACCAAATCTTTGCATTCCAGCAGGTGCAAAGGGAGCAGAGGCGGTAGCATTGATTACAGGTAAAAAGGCTGAAATTAAAGAACCTCAGTTTGCAAGGATAATGTGCCAGGGTGGGTGGAGTAAATCTACAAAAAGGTTTAGATATGAGGGTGTTGAAGATTGCAGGGCAGCAGTTCTTGCTGGAGGCGGCGATAAATCCTGCGTCTATGGCTGTCTTGGATATGGAACATGTGCAAAGGTTTGTCCATTTGGTGCTATAACCATGAATGATGACCACCTTCCTGTTGTTGATATAAAAAAATGTACAGGGTGTAGAAAGTGTGAAGCAGCATGCCCTAAAAAAGTTATAGAGGTGCTGCCTGCTTCAAAGGCAGTGCTTGTAACCTGCCATTCGAAAGATAAAGGCGTAGATGTAAAGAAACATTGTCAGGTAGGTTGTATTGCTTGTGGCAAATGTGTGAAGGTCTGCCCATTTGATGCACCGTCTATTTCTAACAACCTTTCAAGGATAGATATTAATAAATGCAGGGTATGCAGTCTGTGTGTAGGGGTGTGCCCTACAAATGCTATTGTAGATTTTATACCTCATAGGTCAAAGGCATTTGTTACAGATAAATGCATAGGCTGTCAGATATGCATGAAGGTGTGCCCTGTAAATGCAGCCTCTGGTGAACCAAAGAAGATACACTCAATTGATAAGAATAAGTGCATTGGCTGTGGAATTTGTACGGCAAAGTGTCCTGTTCAGGCAATTGACGGTACATTCAATGCAGCAGAGGTCTTTGCGGCTGCTGCTGCGAAAAAGAAAAAGGTAGAGGCAGCTTGA
- a CDS encoding electron transport complex protein RnfA, translating into MSSEFTKLFELIISASLINNFVFTRFLGLCIFFGVSKKMETAVGMSITFTAVMMISASVSWLVFNYVMVPLDITFLKIIVFIGVVAGLVQASDTIMRKVAPGLYYKLGIYLALISTNCIILAVPLINAGEHYSFIQSLAFGLGSGLGFALALIIMASIREKIELADVPAPFKGLPMAFVITGLIALAFTGFSGLITL; encoded by the coding sequence ATGAGCAGCGAATTCACAAAACTTTTTGAATTGATTATATCTGCATCATTGATAAATAATTTTGTCTTCACAAGATTTCTTGGGCTCTGCATATTTTTTGGGGTCTCAAAGAAAATGGAGACAGCTGTTGGCATGAGCATTACTTTTACAGCGGTTATGATGATAAGCGCATCGGTAAGCTGGCTTGTCTTTAATTATGTAATGGTGCCGTTGGATATAACATTTTTAAAGATTATTGTTTTTATTGGAGTTGTTGCAGGTCTGGTGCAGGCATCTGATACAATTATGAGAAAAGTTGCCCCTGGGCTTTATTATAAACTTGGAATTTACCTGGCGCTTATTTCTACAAACTGTATTATTCTTGCAGTTCCATTGATTAATGCAGGGGAGCATTACAGTTTTATTCAGAGTCTTGCCTTTGGTCTTGGATCGGGTCTTGGTTTTGCCCTTGCACTGATAATAATGGCGAGTATTCGTGAGAAGATAGAACTCGCAGATGTGCCTGCTCCTTTTAAGGGGCTGCCAATGGCGTTTGTTATCACAGGCTTAATTGCACTTGCATTTACAGGTTTTTCAGGACTGATTACGCTTTAA
- the rsxE gene encoding electron transport complex subunit RsxE, translating to MAVQTGKVNYFELITNGIIKENTIFKLALSLCPSIAVTNNLKNGVLMGVAVLFVQVMVNITISLMRKIIHPRIRLPIFMLVISGWVTVTDMSMAAAVPDVYKQMGLYIQLIVAFASILARAEMFASKNKIAPSMADGIGMGIGFLFALTVISFFRELIGKGSLWGMPIINAKPLLIMILPAGGFFAVGILMAFFNWIDIKFFKKSASVHH from the coding sequence ATGGCAGTGCAGACAGGAAAGGTTAATTATTTTGAGCTTATAACAAATGGAATAATTAAGGAAAACACTATATTCAAACTCGCATTGAGTCTATGTCCATCAATTGCAGTGACAAATAACCTGAAAAACGGTGTATTGATGGGAGTGGCTGTTTTATTTGTTCAGGTTATGGTTAATATAACAATTTCATTGATGAGAAAAATAATACATCCAAGGATAAGACTTCCTATTTTCATGCTTGTCATATCTGGCTGGGTTACTGTTACTGATATGTCTATGGCTGCAGCAGTTCCTGATGTATATAAACAGATGGGATTGTACATACAATTGATAGTTGCTTTTGCATCTATTCTTGCAAGGGCAGAGATGTTTGCAAGCAAAAATAAAATTGCTCCGTCTATGGCAGATGGAATAGGAATGGGTATAGGATTTTTATTTGCACTTACGGTTATAAGTTTCTTCAGGGAACTGATTGGCAAGGGTTCACTATGGGGTATGCCTATAATTAATGCAAAACCACTTCTGATAATGATTTTACCGGCAGGAGGTTTTTTCGCAGTTGGGATACTGATGGCTTTTTTTAACTGGATAGATATAAAGTTCTTTAAAAAGAGCGCATCAGTACACCACTGA
- a CDS encoding RnfABCDGE type electron transport complex subunit G, with product MTGKDIIKITINLVVIYLIGGAILAAVYATTSPVIFKNNEEAKKQALRALMPEADDIKKMGDWTIHEKHAEYFVAKKGDDIVGYIVQSFGKGYSSYIDTLIAVDKDFKVQKINILHHAETPGLGDEIETDSFKGQFKGKDFDHLKVLKTETTEYIQAISGATISSRAVTEDAVKSGVDFLMKTIKGGAENGSADRKG from the coding sequence ATGACAGGAAAGGACATCATAAAGATAACTATAAATCTTGTTGTTATATATTTGATCGGGGGAGCTATTCTCGCAGCTGTTTATGCCACGACATCACCTGTGATATTCAAAAACAATGAGGAAGCAAAGAAGCAAGCACTCAGGGCACTTATGCCAGAGGCAGATGATATAAAAAAAATGGGTGACTGGACAATACATGAAAAACATGCTGAATATTTTGTTGCTAAAAAAGGAGATGATATTGTTGGCTATATTGTCCAATCTTTTGGAAAGGGGTATTCGAGTTATATTGATACCCTTATTGCTGTAGATAAGGATTTTAAAGTACAGAAGATAAACATTCTCCATCATGCAGAAACACCTGGGCTTGGAGATGAGATAGAGACAGACTCATTTAAGGGACAGTTTAAAGGAAAGGACTTCGACCATTTAAAAGTTCTAAAAACAGAAACAACAGAGTATATTCAGGCAATATCTGGGGCAACTATTTCGAGCAGAGCCGTTACAGAGGATGCTGTAAAAAGTGGAGTTGACTTCCTTATGAAGACAATAAAGGGAGGTGCAGAAAATGGCAGTGCAGACAGGAAAGGTTAA
- a CDS encoding RnfABCDGE type electron transport complex subunit D, with amino-acid sequence MADIKKEHQLIVSVSPHIKSEETTSRIMWSVNASLLPAVVMGAYFFGPRAVFTVAISIITAVLSEYIFQKALKRKIAVNDGSAFLTGLLLGMNLPPSVPFYIPVIGSFVAVVITKQLFGGLGFNVFNPALIGRAFLLISFPKLMTIWKEPTAAFVQLDAKTTATPLGILKEEGLSKLMEVFGDKINLYTQLLVGHRAGSIGETSSIALLIGAAFLLYRGYISWHIPVSFLGTAAIIAWIFGAKGTLFAGDPIVHLLSGGMLLGAFFMATDYVTCPSVKKGQILFGIGCGFLTMLIRLKGGYPEGVMFAILIMNCFSPLIDRGFKTKVFGARKEGNK; translated from the coding sequence ATGGCTGATATAAAGAAAGAACACCAATTGATAGTATCAGTAAGTCCGCACATAAAAAGTGAGGAGACTACAAGCAGGATTATGTGGAGTGTGAATGCATCGCTGCTTCCTGCAGTTGTAATGGGGGCGTATTTTTTTGGTCCAAGGGCTGTATTCACAGTGGCAATCTCAATAATAACGGCTGTGCTTTCTGAATATATATTTCAAAAGGCTCTTAAAAGAAAGATTGCTGTAAACGATGGCAGTGCTTTTCTTACGGGTTTGCTTCTGGGTATGAATCTACCCCCATCTGTTCCGTTTTACATACCTGTTATTGGTTCTTTTGTAGCTGTAGTCATTACAAAACAGTTGTTTGGAGGATTGGGTTTTAATGTTTTTAATCCTGCACTAATTGGAAGAGCATTCCTTCTTATTTCATTTCCAAAGTTAATGACTATATGGAAAGAACCCACTGCAGCATTTGTGCAGCTTGATGCAAAGACTACAGCAACACCACTTGGAATATTAAAGGAAGAAGGGCTGTCAAAATTAATGGAGGTATTTGGAGATAAGATTAATCTTTATACACAACTTCTTGTAGGGCACAGGGCGGGTTCTATAGGGGAGACATCATCAATTGCTCTTCTTATAGGTGCAGCTTTCCTTTTGTATAGAGGCTATATTTCATGGCATATACCTGTGTCATTTCTTGGGACTGCTGCCATAATTGCGTGGATATTTGGTGCAAAAGGGACATTATTTGCAGGAGATCCGATAGTCCATCTTTTAAGTGGTGGGATGCTCTTAGGTGCATTTTTTATGGCAACAGACTATGTTACATGCCCTTCTGTAAAGAAGGGTCAGATACTTTTTGGAATAGGATGTGGTTTCCTGACTATGCTGATAAGATTGAAAGGAGGATATCCTGAGGGCGTGATGTTTGCAATACTTATTATGAACTGTTTTTCTCCTCTTATAGACAGAGGTTTTAAGACAAAGGTCTTTGGCGCCAGAAAGGAGGGCAATAAATGA